One part of the Conexibacter woesei Iso977N genome encodes these proteins:
- a CDS encoding ABC transporter permease subunit — MSRPAFLMALRLRTVSIGLTALGMLAVIVMVGALFPAVGDSIGTLDLPEGVADLLGGADYGSIAGWMRSEIGAVYGPLVIGAIAIVGAVGATAGEEEDGILALTLAYPVRRSALILGKAAAVAVEVTLVGLATFLGLLIGVAVAGGGVAVGNLAALSLHLVFFGWATGAVGLAVAGATGRKAAATGAAAAYAVAGFLINGFAPLVDAIAWLKYLSLFYYYTEADPIGHGVDVADLAVLGGVALALTAFAAWSIGRRDLR; from the coding sequence ATGAGCCGCCCCGCGTTCCTGATGGCCTTGCGCCTCCGGACGGTCTCGATCGGCCTGACCGCCCTCGGCATGCTCGCCGTCATCGTGATGGTCGGCGCGCTGTTCCCGGCCGTCGGCGACTCGATCGGGACGCTCGATCTCCCGGAAGGCGTCGCCGATCTGCTCGGCGGCGCCGACTACGGCTCGATCGCCGGCTGGATGCGCTCCGAGATCGGCGCGGTCTACGGCCCGCTGGTGATCGGCGCGATCGCGATCGTCGGTGCCGTCGGCGCGACCGCCGGCGAGGAGGAGGACGGCATCCTCGCCCTCACGCTCGCCTACCCGGTCCGGCGCTCCGCGCTGATCCTCGGCAAGGCCGCGGCGGTCGCCGTCGAGGTGACGCTCGTAGGCCTCGCCACGTTCTTGGGGTTGTTGATCGGCGTCGCCGTCGCGGGCGGCGGCGTGGCCGTCGGGAACCTCGCCGCGCTGAGCCTCCACCTCGTCTTCTTCGGCTGGGCGACCGGCGCGGTCGGTCTCGCGGTCGCGGGCGCGACCGGGCGCAAGGCCGCGGCGACCGGCGCGGCCGCCGCCTACGCGGTCGCGGGCTTCCTGATCAACGGCTTCGCGCCGCTGGTCGACGCCATCGCCTGGTTGAAGTACCTCTCGTTGTTCTACTACTACACCGAAGCCGATCCGATCGGCCACGGGGTCGACGTCGCCGACCTGGCCGTCCTCGGCGGCGTCGCGCTCGCGCTGACCGCGTTCGCCGCCTGGTCGATCGGCCGCCGTGACCTGCGCTGA
- a CDS encoding ABC transporter ATP-binding protein, with protein MPADAAISTRGLSKDFGEGRGLFGLDLDVARGEVMGFLGPNGAGKSTTMKLLLDQLRPTSGSASVLGLDAHADSLEVRRRVGFLPGDFALYPKLTGAEVLDWFASLRGGVSGTVRADLVERFEAGRQLDRPVRELSTGNRQKLGLIQAFMHEPELLILDEPIAGLDPLVQQRFHALLGEVAAAGRTVFLSSHTLSEVERVAHRVAILREGRLVVIDTLAALRAVAVRRLEVEFAPGAAPAEEAIRAVEGVKEATREDQHMVIAFEGSADPLVKFLAHHEVRALRSRDDDLEDIFLGYYRG; from the coding sequence GTGCCGGCAGACGCTGCGATCAGCACGCGCGGGTTGAGCAAGGACTTCGGCGAAGGACGAGGGCTGTTCGGCCTCGACCTGGACGTCGCGCGCGGCGAGGTCATGGGCTTCCTCGGGCCCAACGGCGCGGGCAAGTCCACCACCATGAAGCTGCTGCTGGACCAGCTGCGGCCGACGTCCGGCTCCGCCTCGGTGCTCGGCCTGGATGCCCACGCGGACTCGCTGGAGGTCCGGCGGCGGGTCGGGTTCCTGCCGGGCGACTTCGCGTTGTACCCCAAGTTGACAGGCGCTGAGGTGCTGGACTGGTTCGCGTCGCTGCGCGGCGGTGTCTCGGGCACCGTCCGGGCCGACCTGGTCGAGCGGTTCGAGGCCGGGCGCCAGCTCGACCGGCCGGTCCGCGAGCTCTCGACCGGCAACCGGCAGAAGCTCGGCCTGATCCAGGCGTTCATGCACGAGCCGGAGCTGCTGATCCTCGACGAGCCGATCGCCGGCCTCGATCCCCTGGTGCAGCAGCGCTTCCACGCGCTGCTCGGCGAGGTCGCGGCCGCCGGGCGGACCGTGTTCCTCTCCTCGCACACGCTGTCCGAAGTCGAGCGGGTCGCCCATCGCGTCGCGATCCTCCGCGAGGGCAGGTTGGTGGTGATCGACACGCTCGCCGCGCTGCGCGCCGTCGCGGTCCGGCGCCTGGAGGTCGAGTTCGCGCCCGGCGCCGCGCCGGCCGAGGAGGCGATCCGCGCGGTCGAAGGCGTCAAGGAGGCGACGCGCGAGGACCAGCACATGGTGATTGCCTTCGAGGGCTCCGCCGACCCGCTCGTCAAGTTCCTCGCCCACCACGAGGTCCGCGCGCTGCGCTCGCGCGACGACGACCTCGAGGACATCTTCCTGGGGTACTACCGCGGATGA
- a CDS encoding ArsR/SmtB family transcription factor, translating into MLQQAVDPVGRVFQALADPTRRVMVERLVGGPASVSELAEPFDMSLPAVVQHVQVLEGAGLVATEKVGRVRMCSLAPDALTGAEQWIRQRRMLWEARLDRLDAVLADDEERTTT; encoded by the coding sequence ATGCTTCAGCAAGCTGTGGATCCGGTTGGGCGGGTTTTTCAGGCGTTGGCGGATCCGACGCGGCGGGTGATGGTGGAGCGGTTGGTGGGTGGGCCGGCTTCGGTGAGTGAGTTGGCGGAGCCGTTCGATATGTCGTTGCCCGCGGTGGTCCAGCACGTGCAGGTGCTGGAGGGGGCTGGGTTGGTCGCGACGGAGAAGGTGGGGCGGGTGCGGATGTGCTCGCTTGCGCCGGATGCGCTGACGGGTGCTGAGCAGTGGATAAGGCAGCGGCGGATGCTGTGGGAGGCGCGGTTGGATCGCCTCGATGCGGTGTTGGCCGACGACGAGGAAAGGACGACAACATGA
- a CDS encoding SRPBCC family protein produces the protein MTTQQRSVVHNTFQIERQLAAPPSKVYSYWAVPELKAQWFKGPEGWEEGPYLLDLRVGGSERSSGSRDGGPVFRYEATFHEVVPDERIVSTYNMFMDDTLISVSTSTVELVPDGDGTRLTLTEQDAYLDGNENGADRSAGVTWHMDNLKALLDG, from the coding sequence ATGACGACGCAGCAGCGTTCGGTGGTCCACAACACGTTCCAGATCGAGCGGCAGCTCGCGGCACCTCCGAGCAAGGTGTACAGCTACTGGGCGGTGCCCGAGCTTAAGGCCCAGTGGTTCAAGGGGCCGGAGGGCTGGGAGGAAGGGCCGTACCTGCTGGACCTCAGAGTCGGCGGGAGCGAGCGCTCCAGCGGCAGCCGTGACGGCGGCCCGGTGTTCCGCTACGAGGCGACGTTCCACGAGGTCGTCCCGGACGAGCGGATCGTCTCGACCTACAACATGTTCATGGACGACACCCTGATCTCGGTGTCGACCTCGACGGTGGAACTGGTCCCGGACGGCGACGGCACGCGCCTGACCCTGACCGAGCAGGACGCCTACCTCGACGGCAACGAGAACGGCGCCGACCGCTCGGCCGGCGTCACCTGGCACATGGACAACCTGAAGGCCTTGCTCGACGGCTAG
- a CDS encoding PucR family transcriptional regulator codes for MPTVDELLRHPLTRGLTLVAGPWDARSATSVVIVDAIADLARASEGAVALLTPSASSVALGYQLDVALATAGTQRLAALAVYGAATTSVTAIRLADRTRVALLTIDASVDLTELAFGLARQIRADPGGVLNRSLDAVRAIAAAEADGTEAVLEAAAATVGSTFVLRPAPGAAVSVPVVSDGRADGFVCAERDDHAALIGAHLVAGAIGRIRTVAIKAARRPAQARADALSLVLTAPDSRLASAVERARDVGIRLDGDLAVAHIDLASEPDRDLVTRRAIDDELDDLVLAAASDASGSAPRGPSAWHRARVDDSLLLICEDPSADVAAAARRVLLAARDAFPQATFFCGVGGFQHAAPGLRESASQAATAAAAARGWGRPGVPVHVDDVGLPPLLVDWLGSRSAQESMTRLLSPFAELDATRAETTVRTLQVYLDERGSLSRAGERLHLHKNAVAYRMKRIREQLVGVDLDDPDRRLELQLACRAWLLSRAAA; via the coding sequence ATGCCGACGGTCGACGAGCTGCTCCGCCACCCGCTGACGCGGGGATTGACGCTCGTGGCGGGGCCGTGGGACGCGCGAAGCGCGACGTCGGTGGTGATCGTGGACGCGATCGCGGACCTCGCGCGGGCCAGTGAAGGTGCCGTCGCCCTGCTGACGCCTTCGGCCTCTTCGGTGGCCTTGGGCTACCAGCTGGACGTGGCGCTGGCGACGGCGGGGACGCAGCGGTTGGCGGCGCTGGCCGTGTACGGGGCGGCGACGACGTCGGTCACGGCGATCCGGCTGGCGGACCGGACGCGGGTGGCGCTGCTGACGATCGACGCGTCGGTCGACCTGACCGAGCTGGCCTTCGGGCTGGCGCGGCAGATCCGGGCCGATCCGGGCGGGGTGCTGAACCGGTCTTTGGACGCCGTGCGCGCGATCGCGGCGGCGGAGGCCGACGGGACCGAGGCGGTCCTGGAGGCGGCGGCCGCGACGGTCGGCTCGACCTTCGTGTTGCGTCCCGCGCCGGGCGCGGCGGTGTCGGTGCCGGTGGTCTCCGACGGCCGGGCGGACGGCTTCGTCTGCGCCGAGCGCGACGACCACGCGGCGCTCATCGGCGCGCACCTGGTGGCCGGCGCGATCGGGCGGATCCGGACGGTGGCGATCAAGGCGGCGCGCCGGCCGGCGCAGGCGCGCGCCGACGCGTTGTCGTTGGTGTTGACCGCTCCGGACTCCCGCCTCGCCTCGGCGGTCGAGCGAGCGCGCGACGTCGGCATCCGCCTCGACGGGGACCTCGCCGTCGCCCACATCGATCTGGCGAGCGAGCCCGACCGCGACCTCGTGACCCGCCGCGCGATCGACGACGAGCTCGACGACCTCGTCCTCGCCGCCGCCTCGGACGCGTCCGGCTCCGCCCCGCGCGGCCCGTCCGCCTGGCATCGCGCCCGCGTCGACGACTCGCTGCTGCTGATCTGCGAGGACCCGTCCGCCGACGTCGCGGCGGCCGCTCGGCGGGTCCTGCTCGCGGCGCGCGACGCGTTCCCCCAGGCGACGTTCTTCTGCGGCGTCGGCGGGTTCCAGCACGCCGCGCCCGGGCTGCGCGAGAGCGCCTCGCAGGCCGCGACCGCCGCCGCTGCCGCGCGCGGCTGGGGCCGCCCGGGAGTTCCCGTACATGTCGATGACGTCGGCCTCCCGCCGCTGCTCGTCGACTGGCTCGGCTCCCGCTCGGCGCAGGAGTCGATGACCCGCCTGCTCTCCCCCTTCGCCGAGCTGGACGCAACGCGCGCCGAGACGACCGTCCGGACGTTGCAGGTCTACCTCGACGAGCGCGGCTCACTCTCCCGCGCCGGCGAGCGCCTGCACCTCCACAAGAACGCCGTCGCCTATCGGATGAAGCGCATCCGCGAGCAACTTGTAGGTGTCGACCTCGACGATCCCGATCGACGGCTGGAGCTGCAGCTCGCCTGCCGCGCATGGCTGCTGAGCCGCGCAGCCGCCTAG
- a CDS encoding hydantoinase/oxoprolinase family protein: protein MPGPAPTGIRIGVDVGGTFTDLIAHEPSTGAVVVGKQLTSPARPDEGVLEAIAQSLSADALTGAQTFVHGTTVGLNALLERRGATVGLLVTEGFRDVLELRRGDRDDPYDLFWRAPEPLVPRHLRLPVAERVRADGSIHMALREEHVLAAARTFTAEGVDAVAIAFMNAYANPEHEREAERLLREAGFDGDISLSHRVSGEYREYERTCTTVIDAFVRRRMGGYLDRLAGGLTDRGFGGGAFITRSGGGALSFPEATDRPFETIMSGPVAGVAAVTELVRLLQLGDVIAADVGGTSFDTCLVADGRAPVLYEGSIIGLPLQTPWVDVRSIGAGGGSIASVDAGGLLRVGPRSAGARPGPACYGHGGTEPTVTDAAVLLGMLPPGPIAGDVVLDPDLARAALAPLAAPLGFADAEEVARGVIRVACAHMADAIRSITVESGRDPRDAAMVAFGGAGPVLATVMAHELDITTIVVPPHAGNLSAWGLLGVDLAQTSSRTRLTRLSDQGLQDAQPLIAELIEELDARATPDPRRQIEVHVDMRYVGQEHTLTIVLDDEADAVRTRFSEEYRRAFGAVLDEELEIVTYRVIATTPLRDDANARMAAGDGDATAPSDATNNAIDAWSFTKGERTTFPIKARAALAPGDTLAGPAILTEPTTTTYLDAGHVATVHATGALVITVTAGDQA from the coding sequence ATGCCAGGCCCCGCCCCCACCGGGATCCGCATCGGCGTCGACGTCGGCGGCACCTTCACGGACCTCATCGCCCACGAGCCGTCCACGGGCGCCGTCGTCGTCGGCAAGCAGCTGACCTCGCCGGCCCGGCCGGACGAGGGCGTCCTGGAGGCGATCGCCCAGTCGCTGAGCGCCGACGCCCTCACCGGCGCCCAGACCTTCGTGCACGGCACGACCGTCGGCCTCAACGCGCTGCTCGAGCGCCGCGGCGCGACCGTCGGCCTCCTGGTCACCGAGGGCTTCCGCGACGTCCTCGAGCTGCGCCGCGGCGACCGCGACGACCCCTACGACCTGTTCTGGCGCGCCCCCGAGCCGCTCGTCCCGCGCCACCTGCGCCTGCCCGTCGCCGAGCGCGTCCGCGCCGACGGGAGCATCCACATGGCCTTGCGCGAAGAACATGTCCTTGCCGCGGCCAGGACGTTCACCGCCGAAGGCGTCGACGCCGTCGCGATCGCGTTCATGAACGCCTACGCCAACCCGGAGCACGAGCGCGAGGCCGAGCGCCTCCTGCGCGAGGCCGGCTTCGACGGCGACATCAGCCTCAGCCACCGCGTCTCCGGCGAGTACCGCGAGTACGAGCGCACCTGCACGACCGTCATCGACGCGTTCGTCCGGCGCCGCATGGGCGGCTACCTGGACCGCCTCGCCGGCGGCCTGACCGACCGCGGCTTCGGCGGCGGCGCGTTCATCACCCGCTCCGGCGGCGGCGCGCTCTCCTTCCCCGAGGCGACCGACCGGCCGTTCGAGACCATCATGTCGGGACCGGTCGCGGGCGTCGCCGCGGTCACCGAGCTGGTGCGACTCCTACAACTCGGTGACGTGATCGCCGCTGACGTCGGCGGCACGAGCTTCGACACCTGCCTCGTCGCCGACGGCCGCGCGCCGGTCCTCTACGAGGGCTCGATCATCGGCCTGCCGCTGCAGACCCCGTGGGTCGACGTCCGCTCGATCGGCGCCGGCGGCGGGTCGATCGCCTCGGTCGACGCCGGCGGCCTGCTCCGCGTCGGGCCGCGCTCCGCGGGCGCCCGCCCCGGACCCGCCTGCTACGGCCACGGCGGCACCGAGCCGACCGTCACCGACGCCGCCGTCCTGCTCGGCATGCTCCCGCCCGGCCCGATCGCCGGCGACGTCGTCCTCGACCCGGACCTCGCCCGCGCCGCGCTCGCCCCGCTGGCCGCACCGCTCGGCTTCGCCGACGCCGAGGAGGTCGCCCGCGGCGTCATCCGCGTCGCCTGCGCCCACATGGCCGACGCGATCCGCTCGATCACCGTCGAGTCCGGCCGCGACCCGCGCGACGCCGCGATGGTCGCCTTCGGCGGCGCCGGCCCCGTCCTGGCGACCGTGATGGCCCACGAGCTCGACATCACGACGATCGTCGTCCCGCCCCACGCAGGGAACCTGAGCGCTTGGGGTCTGCTCGGCGTCGACCTCGCGCAAACCAGCAGCCGCACCCGCCTCACGCGCCTCAGCGACCAAGGCCTACAGGATGCCCAGCCGCTGATCGCCGAGCTGATCGAGGAGCTCGACGCGCGTGCCACGCCGGACCCGCGCCGCCAGATCGAGGTGCACGTGGACATGCGCTACGTCGGCCAGGAGCACACGCTGACGATCGTCCTCGACGACGAGGCCGACGCGGTCCGGACCCGCTTCTCCGAGGAGTACCGCCGCGCCTTCGGCGCCGTCCTCGACGAGGAGCTGGAGATCGTCACCTACCGCGTGATCGCCACGACGCCGCTGCGCGACGACGCCAACGCCCGGATGGCGGCGGGCGACGGCGACGCGACCGCGCCGAGCGACGCCACCAACAACGCGATCGACGCCTGGTCCTTCACGAAGGGCGAGCGCACGACGTTCCCGATCAAGGCCCGCGCCGCGCTCGCGCCCGGCGACACGCTCGCCGGCCCCGCGATCCTGACCGAGCCGACGACCACCACCTACCTCGACGCCGGCCACGTCGCGACCGTCCACGCGACGGGCGCGCTCGTGATCACCGTCACCGCCGGAGACCAGGCATGA
- a CDS encoding hydantoinase B/oxoprolinase family protein: protein MSETQAVTRGADPVTTEIVRQALNAAAEQMKRALIRTSFSPVIYEVLDFAAALYDRDICLLSQAPTLPTFMGTMSFCVTEAVEAVGGQDALEPGDIILYNVPYGTGSHPQDVAVVMPVFLQGDDGADGELIGYSAIKAHWLDIGGKDPYSTDTVDVFQEGTIFPGVKLFSRGRLVSDIYRMATANSRVPKMVAGDINALVVGVRAGAAALDRVVQRHGVQTFRDCVERMYAAGEAVVRSWFEKLPDGRYIGRGEMDSDGISDDPVPFELSINIAGSDVTVDYTDAPPVRPGPINCPRPSTVSATRIAIAMIAGGGEAPNEGHFRAIEVLTKPDTLFHPLPPAPCFLYGWAGDQAMEAIYQALFGAMPEAVPACSGGDICALVFWGTRAGGREPWTDGGPHAVGQGGHVHGDGQSGTMHISEASTRVASIEVAEAKNPWLMDRVELVPDSAGAGRHRGGLGVDYSFRFLEDAYMTTTVERTKNAPWGLAGGTEARPNALEVVLPDGTTTSYNKATRVPLPAGAVVHLHTGGGGGYGAPAERDAAAVHADVRDGYLSEARARADYPHAFEDTNK, encoded by the coding sequence ATGAGCGAGACGCAGGCCGTGACCCGCGGCGCCGACCCCGTCACCACCGAGATCGTCCGCCAGGCGCTCAACGCCGCCGCGGAGCAGATGAAGCGCGCGCTGATCCGGACGTCGTTCAGCCCCGTGATCTACGAGGTCCTCGACTTCGCCGCCGCGCTCTACGACCGCGACATCTGCCTGCTCTCCCAGGCCCCGACGCTGCCGACGTTCATGGGCACCATGTCGTTCTGCGTGACCGAGGCGGTCGAGGCCGTCGGTGGCCAGGACGCGCTCGAGCCCGGCGACATCATCTTGTACAACGTGCCCTACGGCACGGGCTCGCACCCGCAGGACGTCGCGGTCGTCATGCCGGTCTTCCTGCAGGGCGACGACGGTGCCGACGGTGAGCTGATCGGCTACAGCGCGATCAAGGCCCACTGGTTGGACATCGGGGGCAAGGACCCGTACTCGACCGACACGGTCGACGTCTTCCAGGAGGGCACGATCTTCCCGGGCGTCAAGCTGTTCTCCCGCGGCCGCCTGGTCTCCGACATCTACCGGATGGCGACCGCCAACTCGCGCGTCCCGAAGATGGTCGCGGGCGACATCAACGCCCTCGTCGTGGGCGTGAGAGCAGGAGCCGCCGCGCTCGACCGCGTCGTCCAGCGCCACGGCGTCCAGACCTTCCGCGACTGCGTCGAGCGCATGTACGCCGCGGGCGAGGCCGTCGTCCGCAGCTGGTTCGAGAAGCTCCCCGACGGCCGCTATATCGGGCGCGGCGAGATGGACTCCGACGGGATCTCCGACGACCCCGTCCCGTTCGAGTTGTCCATCAACATCGCGGGCTCCGACGTCACCGTCGACTACACCGACGCGCCGCCGGTCCGGCCCGGCCCGATCAACTGCCCGCGGCCGTCCACGGTCTCCGCGACCCGCATCGCGATCGCGATGATCGCCGGTGGCGGCGAGGCGCCCAACGAGGGCCACTTCCGCGCGATCGAGGTCCTGACCAAGCCGGACACGCTCTTCCACCCGCTGCCGCCCGCGCCGTGCTTCCTCTACGGCTGGGCCGGCGACCAGGCGATGGAGGCGATCTACCAGGCGCTGTTCGGCGCGATGCCCGAGGCCGTCCCGGCCTGCTCCGGTGGGGACATCTGCGCGCTCGTCTTCTGGGGCACGCGCGCGGGCGGCAGGGAGCCGTGGACCGACGGCGGCCCGCACGCGGTCGGCCAGGGCGGCCACGTCCACGGCGACGGCCAGTCCGGGACCATGCACATCTCCGAGGCCTCGACGCGCGTCGCGTCGATCGAGGTCGCCGAGGCCAAGAACCCGTGGTTGATGGACCGCGTCGAGCTGGTGCCGGACTCCGCGGGCGCCGGGCGCCACCGCGGCGGCCTCGGCGTCGACTACTCGTTCCGCTTCCTCGAGGACGCCTACATGACGACGACCGTCGAGCGCACCAAGAACGCGCCGTGGGGCCTGGCCGGCGGGACCGAGGCGCGGCCCAACGCGCTCGAGGTCGTGCTGCCCGACGGGACGACCACGTCCTACAACAAGGCCACGCGCGTGCCGCTGCCCGCGGGCGCGGTCGTCCATCTGCACACCGGCGGGGGCGGCGGCTACGGCGCGCCCGCCGAGCGCGACGCGGCCGCGGTCCACGCCGACGTCCGCGACGGCTACCTCAGCGAGGCACGCGCCCGCGCCGACTACCCGCACGCCTTCGAGGACACCAACAAGTGA
- a CDS encoding DUF917 domain-containing protein: MTPRRTHVHLEDIDDLGVGCGILGTGGGGGTYPGELMAKQVLEEHGPVRLVTLDDLDPEGLILPIGTIGAPTVSLEKLPAGTEAALLRAHVEERFRKRVAALMPVEIGGSNGVKPVAYAGLLDLPIIDGDAMGRAFPEVQMVSMNVAGLPPGIVLLCDPHGNIASFEPVDELWAERLARTAAVSMGGSAVEIDYIMSVAEARGAIVEGSITRAIEIGRALRGRGTDGVAALVEHLGAFDLIEGKIVDVERTTSGGFVRGSVTIEGTGDDSGRLLRVEIQNENLAAFEDGRMVCCVPDLISLVDDQSGEAVPTEVLRFGQRVAVIALPCDPLWRTPRGLDIAGPRAFGYDIEYVPVEEVASAQRA; encoded by the coding sequence GTGACGCCGCGGCGCACCCACGTCCACCTGGAGGACATCGACGACCTCGGCGTCGGCTGCGGCATCCTCGGCACCGGGGGCGGCGGCGGGACCTACCCCGGCGAGTTGATGGCCAAGCAGGTGCTCGAAGAGCACGGCCCGGTCCGGCTCGTCACGCTCGACGACCTCGACCCGGAGGGCCTGATCCTCCCGATCGGCACGATCGGCGCGCCGACCGTCTCGCTGGAGAAGCTGCCCGCCGGGACCGAGGCCGCGCTGCTGCGCGCCCACGTCGAGGAGCGCTTCCGCAAGCGCGTCGCCGCGCTGATGCCGGTCGAGATCGGCGGCTCCAACGGCGTCAAGCCGGTCGCCTACGCGGGCCTGCTCGACCTGCCGATCATCGACGGCGACGCGATGGGCCGCGCGTTCCCCGAGGTCCAGATGGTGTCCATGAACGTCGCGGGCCTGCCGCCCGGGATCGTGCTGCTCTGCGACCCGCACGGCAACATCGCGAGCTTCGAGCCGGTCGACGAGCTGTGGGCCGAGCGCCTCGCCCGCACCGCCGCCGTCTCGATGGGCGGCAGCGCGGTCGAGATCGACTACATCATGTCGGTCGCCGAGGCTCGCGGCGCGATCGTCGAGGGCTCGATCACGCGGGCGATCGAGATCGGGCGCGCGCTACGGGGGCGCGGGACCGACGGCGTCGCCGCGCTGGTCGAGCACCTCGGCGCGTTCGACCTGATCGAGGGCAAGATCGTGGACGTCGAGCGCACGACGTCCGGCGGCTTCGTCCGCGGCAGCGTCACGATCGAAGGGACCGGCGACGACAGCGGCCGCCTGCTGCGCGTCGAGATCCAGAACGAGAACCTCGCCGCGTTCGAGGACGGGCGGATGGTCTGCTGCGTCCCGGACCTGATCTCGCTCGTGGACGACCAGTCCGGCGAGGCGGTCCCGACCGAGGTGCTGCGCTTCGGCCAGCGCGTCGCGGTGATCGCGCTGCCGTGCGACCCGCTGTGGCGCACGCCGCGCGGCCTGGACATCGCCGGCCCGCGGGCGTTCGGCTACGACATCGAGTACGTGCCGGTCGAGGAGGTCGCCAGTGCCCAGCGCGCGTGA
- a CDS encoding hydantoinase/oxoprolinase N-terminal domain-containing protein: MPSARDLRIGIDVGGTHTDAVLLDAAHTVRAKAKVPTTPDVTSGVRGALDRVIDRAADAELAARISHVMVGSTHAMNAILERRRLQRVAVLRLAAPTGMAVRPLIGWPAELRDAVLAGAAVIKGGNEVDGREISPLDLEAARRFFGEMAGTAEAVAITGAFSPADPEHELRTRDVAREELGPDVVISLGHEVGTLGLIERENAAVLNAALVAVSQAAAQGVMDAVAAHGLDARLFFTQNDGTLMSVEAAAQTPVLTIGSGLANSMRGAAFLSRIRDGLVVDVGGTSSDVAALEHGFPRESAVAIDIGGARTNFRMPDIISIGVGGGSIVTSDGNGGYRVGPQSVGAALPQDGLVFGGATTTLTDAAVRAGRAQIGDAAPPAGLDGDAILAAAGVLLAGAVDRARTAPQDVPLVAVGGGSFLVPDHLPGISEVLRPDHHDVANAVGAAIAQVSGQIEEVVTYDGDRPEKLQEARERAIRRAVEAGADGDRVEVVEQDEVPLAYVTEPIVRLRIKAVGPLRTSEQRIQNA, translated from the coding sequence GTGCCCAGCGCGCGTGACCTCCGGATCGGGATCGACGTCGGCGGCACCCACACCGACGCGGTCCTGCTCGACGCCGCGCACACCGTGCGCGCGAAGGCCAAGGTGCCGACGACGCCCGACGTCACGTCCGGCGTGCGCGGCGCGCTGGACCGCGTGATCGACCGCGCGGCCGACGCCGAGCTGGCGGCGCGCATCAGCCACGTGATGGTCGGCTCGACCCACGCGATGAACGCGATCCTCGAGCGCCGCCGCCTGCAGAGGGTCGCGGTGCTGCGCCTGGCCGCGCCGACCGGCATGGCCGTCCGGCCGCTGATCGGCTGGCCGGCCGAGCTGCGCGACGCGGTCCTCGCGGGCGCCGCGGTGATCAAGGGCGGCAACGAGGTCGACGGCCGCGAGATCTCGCCGCTGGACCTGGAGGCCGCCCGCCGCTTCTTCGGCGAGATGGCCGGAACCGCGGAGGCCGTCGCGATCACCGGCGCGTTCTCGCCCGCCGACCCGGAGCACGAGCTGCGCACGCGCGACGTCGCGCGCGAGGAGCTTGGCCCGGACGTGGTGATCTCGCTCGGTCACGAAGTCGGAACGCTCGGGCTCATCGAGCGCGAGAACGCCGCGGTGCTCAACGCCGCGCTGGTCGCGGTCTCGCAGGCGGCGGCGCAGGGCGTCATGGACGCGGTCGCCGCGCACGGGCTCGACGCGCGCCTGTTCTTCACGCAGAACGACGGGACGCTGATGAGCGTCGAGGCCGCCGCGCAGACGCCGGTCCTGACGATCGGCTCGGGCCTGGCGAACTCGATGCGCGGCGCGGCGTTCCTGTCGCGTATCCGCGACGGCCTCGTCGTCGATGTCGGCGGCACGTCCTCCGACGTCGCCGCGCTGGAGCACGGCTTCCCGCGCGAGTCCGCGGTCGCGATCGACATCGGCGGCGCGCGCACGAACTTCCGGATGCCGGACATCATCTCGATCGGCGTCGGCGGCGGCTCGATCGTCACCTCCGACGGCAACGGCGGCTACCGCGTCGGCCCGCAGTCGGTCGGCGCCGCGCTCCCGCAGGATGGCCTGGTCTTCGGCGGCGCGACGACGACGCTCACCGACGCCGCGGTCCGCGCGGGCCGCGCGCAGATCGGCGACGCCGCGCCGCCGGCCGGGCTGGACGGCGACGCGATCCTCGCCGCCGCGGGCGTGCTGCTGGCCGGGGCCGTGGACCGCGCGCGCACCGCGCCGCAGGACGTCCCACTGGTCGCGGTCGGCGGCGGCTCGTTCCTGGTCCCGGACCACCTGCCGGGCATCAGCGAGGTGCTGCGCCCCGACCACCACGACGTCGCCAACGCCGTCGGCGCGGCGATCGCGCAGGTCAGCGGGCAGATCGAGGAGGTCGTCACCTACGACGGCGACCGCCCGGAGAAATTGCAGGAGGCGCGCGAGCGGGCGATCCGCCGCGCGGTCGAGGCGGGCGCCGACGGCGACCGCGTCGAGGTGGTCGAGCAGGACGAGGTGCCGCTGGCCTACGTGACGGAGCCGATCGTCCGGCTCCGGATCAAGGCCGTCGGGCCGCTACGGACAAGCGAACAGAGGATCCAGAATGCGTAG